A window from Garra rufa chromosome 14, GarRuf1.0, whole genome shotgun sequence encodes these proteins:
- the pde9ac gene encoding high affinity cGMP-specific 3',5'-cyclic phosphodiesterase 9A gives MGSGSSSYAPKTIYLDVDGKVQKVLFSRHCSPCDIKELLCSSSNIPRNTAIMMLDPEGALVSIDPTMPTNTPNSLYKVIPLSTGQLGEKEDMFQNVLSQVAEQFSRAFRINELKTEVTNRLAMLEKRVELEGLKVVEIEKCKNDLKKLRDEMTSRAGGRVNCPCKYNFSDDGKKLTPRRDVPSYPKYTLSQETIEALKKPTFDVWHWEHNEMLSCLEYMYHDLGLVKEFNMNPITLKRWLLGIQENYRSNPFHNFRHCFCVSQMMYGMIHLCNLQEKLTLTDLGILMTAAVCHDLDHPGYNNTYQINARTELAVRYNDISPLENHHCAVAFQILSLPECNIFANVDPEAFKQIRQAIITLILATDMARHGEILDSFKHKVDNFDFTNEEHVTCLKMVLIKCCDISNEVRPTEVAEPWVDCLLEEYFMQSDREKSEGLPVAPFMDRDKVTKPTAQIGFIKFVLIPMFETVMKLFPQIEEIMVQPLRDSRDHYEELKQIDDAMTEVNTPQLIIIAY, from the exons GTGCTTTTCAGTCGTCACTGCAGCCCATGTGATATCAAAGAACTGCTATGTTCCTCCTCCAACATCCCTAG GAACACTGCTATAATGATGCTGGACCCTGAAGGTGCACTTGTGTCCATTGATCCCACGATGCCCACCAACACCCCCAA CTCCCTGTACAAAGTCATTCCTTTGTCTACCGGCCAGCTGGGAG AAAAGGAAGATATGTTTCAGAATGTGCTCTCACAGGTAGCAGAGCAGTTCAGCAG AGCATTCAGGATCAACGAACTGAAAACAGAAGTGACCAACAGACTGGCTATGCTGGAGAAGAGAGTAGAAC TGGAGGGGTTGAAGGTCGTGGAGATTGAAAAGTGTAAAAACGATTTAAAGAAGCTGAGAGATGAGATGACGTCCAGAGCAGGAGGAAG AGTGAATTGTCCATGCAAATACAATTTCTCCGACGATGGAAAGAAATTAACTCCTAGACGTGACGTCCCCAGCTACCCAAAG TATACTCTTTCTCAGGAGACCATTGAAGCGCTAAAGAAACCAACCTTTGATGTTTGGCATTGGGAGCACAATGAA ATGCTGAGCTGCCTGGAGTACATGTACCATGACTTAGGACTTGTGAAGGAGTTTAACATGAACCCAATTACTCTCAAACGCTGGCTG CTGGGCATTCAGGAAAATTACCGTAGCAACCCGTTCCATAATTTCCGTCATTGTTTCTGCGTGAGTCAGATGATGTATGGCATGATCCACCTCTGCAACCTCCAG GAAAAGCTCACGCTGACAGATCTGGGCATTTTAATGACTGCTGCCGTGTGTCACGACTTAGACCACCCTGGATACAACAACAC GTACCAGATCAATGCTCGCACTGAGTTGGCAGTGCGCTACAATGACATCTCGCCCCTGGAGAATCACCACTGCGCTGTGGCCTTCCAGATACTTTCACTGCCGGAGTGTAATATATTTGCAAACGTGGACCCAGAGGCCTTTAAACAAATCCGACAG GCTATCATCACACTGATTTTGGCCACTGACATGGCCCGGCATGGCGAGATTTTGGACTCGTTCAAGCACAAAGTGGACAATTTTGACTTCACCAATGAGGAGCATGTGACTTGC CTGAAGATGGTTCTTATCAAATGCTGTGACATTTCCAATGAAGTCCGGCCTACAGAGGTGGCAGAGCCGTGGGTGGACTGTCTGCTGGAGGAATATTTCATGCAG AGTGATAGAGAGAAATCCGAGGGGCTTCCTGTGGCACCCTTTATGGACAGAGACAAAGTCACCAAGCCCACAGCCCAGATTGGCTTCATTAAATTTGTTCTCATCCCCATGTTTGAAACTGTCATGAAG CTCTTTCCTCAAATTGAAGAGATTATGGTGCAGCCTCTCAGAGACTCCAGGGACCACTATGAGGAGCTGAAGCAAATTGATGATGCCATGACCGAGGTAAACACTCCTCAACTCATAATCATAGCTTACTGA